Within Kutzneria chonburiensis, the genomic segment GAAGATGCGGACCGAGCTGAAGCTGGCCGACGACCCGTCGGTGACCATCCACGGCTTCCCGTTCATGCTTCAGGCGGCCCGCGGCGACTACCAGGACATCGAGATCGAGGCCAACGGCATCCCGATCGGCGACACGCTGCGTGACCTCCAGGTCAAGGCCGACCTCTACGACGTGAAGGTGCCGCTGTCCGAGCTGGTGTCCGGCTCGGCCCGGTCGGTCACGATCAGCAACGTGGAGGGCCAGGTCAAGATCAGCGCCGCCGACGTGAACCGGGCGTTCAACGCCACCGACGTCGGCCAGGCGCTGGGCGTCTCCAACCTGACCATCGGCCCGACCTCGCCGGACACCCTCTACGACACCCCCACCCCGACCCCGACGCCCACTCCGACGACCAACCCGTACACCGACACCAGCGTCGGCGTGCGGCTGTCGTTCAACGTGACCGTGGCCGGCCACCCGTTGAAGATCAACGCCTTCGGCCTGCTCGGCCTGTCCGGCACGAAGATCCAGGTCCAGCCGACGCGGCTGGAATTGGTGGACGGGGTCACGGCGTTGAAGGTTCCGGAGACGTTCCAGCAGCCGATCATCGCCGCGCTGTCGACCGAGCTGGACCTGGGCAAGGCACTGCCGTTCACCGTCGTGCCGACCAAGGTCAGCGTGGACAGCAACGCCTTCGCGGTGAGCGGCAAGGCGACGAACGTGCAGTTGGGCAGCGGGAGGAGCGGGATCGGATGACCGGCGTGTGGGTGCTGCTGGCGGTGTTGGCCGCCGCCACCGTGCTGGGCTTCCTGCTCCGCGGACGGGACGGTCGAGTGCGTTCTCGCAAGGCGGTTGCCGACCTGCCCGCGCAGGTGCGTGAGCTGATCGACCCGGCGTCTCCCGTGACGCTGGTGCAGCTGTCGACCACCTTCTGCGCCCCGTGCCGGCACACCCGCGTCATCCTGTCCGACCTGGCTTCGAAGACCGACGGTCTCTCGCACCGGGAGCTCGACCTCACCGACCTGCCCGAGGTCGCCACCTCGTTGAAGGTCCTGCGCACCCCGACCACCGTCGCCTACGCCCCGGACGGCGCCGAGCTGCTGCGCGTGGGCGGCGTGCCCAAGCGCGACGTCCTCGTCGAGGCCCTCCGACCCCATCTGGCGTGATCAGAGTCGGGCGGCCTCGGACCTCACGCCGCGTGCACCGGCGAGGCCGGCGTCAAGGCCTGGGTGATTCGACCGTAGTAGTCGCCCGTCACCCACTGGACGTTCGACGGCCGTTGCCCGCCACTGGCCACGAACTGTGTCAGCGCAGCATGGGCCTGATCCAGCGGAATCGCCGTAAAACGATCGTGGTAGCGGGCAGTGTCGACGTCGCTGGCCAACCAGGGGTCCTCAAGCGGCGGGTGCGGGTTGTAGGAGACCCACATCTCGCCGTCGGCCGCGTTGCGGAACCACAGCAGCGCCGCCACCCCGGCCTCCGGGTTGGCGCTCACCCGCAACAGCTGAGCCGGTTGATCCACGGAATCGTCGTCGAAGGGCGTGTCCGCGAGCACGACGTCACTCGGATGGCGCGGGTTGGCCCGGTAGACAAGTTCGTGCAGCAGGGCCTCGATCTCATCCGGCGTGCTGGCGTGCTTCCAGAGACCGTCGTGCACCGCGCTGAGAATCATGCTCGCCGCCTCCCTTCGAGCTCTGAGGGTACCTGGGCGCCTCGCGTCCACACGGTGAGCGAACTGCCTTCGGGCAGCACAGCGGCCACGGCCTGCCGGCAACCGAAGAGCCCTCGGCAGATCCTGTCGTTATTGATCACGAGAGTGGCATGGGTCAGGCCCCGCTCGAGCATGATCATCGCCGCATGGACCTCGACATGGCTGGCGGAGGGCACAGCCGCCAGCCGGGGGTTGCGCACGGCCGGCGCCTTCAGATACCCACGCAGGTGGGCATCGGCCTTCACGAACCACTCACTGCTCTCACCGCTGACCAGTGGCTCGTCGAACCGGTGTCCGTCGTCGTCCACCAGAACCCCGGTGGTCACATGGGTGCGCGGGTCGGTCGCATCCGGGTCGATCTCCCGACCGACCTCAGCGGCCCAGACCGCATCACGTGACCACGACGGCCTCTCAGCGGTGAACCCTGGTGACACTGGGCGATCGTACCGACACGTTCAGTCAAATCAGACAGGCCGTGGTGCTCCAGGCCTACCTGACATGAGCCTCGACCTGCCCGATCGGACCGCGATCGTGATCGAATGGCTCGGCCGACCGAGCTTTATCGATTCACGAGCCATTCCATCTGGTGGACGGCCCTCCCACCAGGAGGGAGCAGCGGGTAGTCTCCGCCGTATGGCCCAGCTGCTGACCAAGCGACGCGCGGTGGATCTCTGCCGCGTGCGCAGCAGCCTGTGTCGGCCTTTCTGACCGGACGTCCGAGGCCCGACGCCTGACGTCCCGCTGGACCCCGCACGCCTAGAGGTCCCCCGGTCAGGAGGCTGTTCCATGTCCGCACCCCAGATCGATCCCCGAGGTCCGCGCTTCGGCGCCTGGATCACGACGGTCGTGCTCGCGGTCGTGCTGGCCACCGGATGGTGGCCGCTGCTCGCGGCGCAGACCGTGGTCTTCGCCATCGGCGGCTTCCTCGGACTCCAGCACGCCCCGTACGGCCTGCTCTACCGGCGCTTCGTCGCACCGCGGCTGGGCCCGACCGACGAGCGCGAGGACGCGGCCCCGCCGCAGTTCGCGCAGACCGTCGGCTTCGTCTTCGCCCTGGTCGGCACGGTCGGCTACCTGGCCGGCCTGCCGGTCCTCGGCACCGTGGCCACCGCGCTGGCGCTGGTCGCGGCGTTCCTCAACGCGGCCTTCGGCTTCTGCCTCGGCTGCGAGATGTACCTGATCATCCGCCGGTTCGCGCCGGCCACCGGCAAGTAAACCGATCCCCCAACCCGGCGAAGGAGCCGATCGATGAGTCGCGAGAACGTGCTGGTCTCGGCGCAGTGGGCCGAGGACAACCTCGAGACCCCCGGCGTGGTTTTCGTGGAGGTGGACGAGGACACCAGCGCCTACGACGGCGGCCACATCCCCGGCGCCGTCAAGGTGGACTGGAAGACCGACCTGCAGGACCCGGTGCGCCGGGACTTCGTTGACCGTGAGGGCTTCGAGAAGCTGCTGTCGGCCCGCGGCATCGGCAACGACGACCAGGTCGTGCTGTACGGCGGCAACAACAACTGGTTCGCCGCCTACGCGTACTGGTACTTCAAGCTGTACGGCCACGACAAGGTGCAGCTGCTCGACGGCGGCCGCAAGAAGTGGGAGCTGGACGGCCGCCCGCTGGTCAAGGACGCGGTGAGCCGCCCGGCCACCGAGTACAAGGCCCAGGAGCAGGACCTGACGCTGCGCGCCTTCCGCCAGGAAGTGGTGGACGCGATCAACGTCAAGAACCTGGTCGACGTGCGCTCCCCCGACGAGTTCAGCGGCAAGCTGCTCGCGCCGGCCCACCTCCCGCAGGAGCAGGCCCAGCGGGCCGGCCACATCCCCAGCGCGATCAACGTGCCGTGGAGCAAGGCCGCGAACGAGGACGGCACCTTCCGCTCCGACGACGAGCTGCGCGAGATCTACGGCGACGCCGGCCTCGACGGCGGCAAGGCCACCATCGCGTACTGCCGCATCGGCGAGCGCTCCTCGCACACCTGGTTCGTGCTGCGGGAGCTGCTCGGCCACACCGACGTCAAGAACTACGACGGCTCCTGGACCGAATACGGCTCGCTGGTCGGCGTGCCGGTCGCGCTCGGCAGTGAATGAGAGGGACTGACATGACCGCAGCAGGGTGTGGGGCTCCGGAGCAGGGCACGGCACTGCCGGCCAACATCGACCCGGGCAAGGAGGTCGTGCTGACCGGCACGGTCTCCGCCGGCGGCCAGCCGGTCGGCGGGGCGTTCGTGCGGCTGCTCGACTCCTCGGGCGAGTTCACCGCCGAGGTCGTCGCCTCCGAGCAGGGTGACTTCCGCTTCTTCGCGGCGCCGGGTTCGTGGACGGTGCGCGCGCTGCACCGCAGCGGCACCGGCGAGACGCAGGTGACGGCCGACGGCCCCGGCCTGCACCAGCTCCAGGTCGCGGTGGCCTGAAACACGGCTCGTTGGAGGCCCCAGTCACTGCTGGCTGGGGCCTCCGGCCTTATTCTGAGCACGTGGAACTCTTCTTCACGATCCTGATGGTGCTGGTGTGCATCGCCATCGGCTGGTTCTCGGTGTACGTCGTGTACCGCCTGCTCCAGGACCACCGCTGAGCCATGACGAAGCCAGAGTTCGGCAGCGGTGACGCCGCGGTACGCGCCGCCGAGCAGCGCGCGGAGACCACGCGCGACCGCAACCTGCCGCAGTTCGACGACCTGCCGATCCCGGGCGACACCGCGAACCTGCGGCTCGGCCCGAACCTCAACGACGCCTGCCTGGCGCTGCTGCCGCTGGTCGGCGTGTGGCGCGGCGAGGGCCAGATCGTCTATCCGACGATCGACGGCCCGTTCCGCTTCGGCCAGCAGATCACCTTCGCGCACGACGGCCGGCCGTTCCTGACCTACGAGGCCCGGTCATGGCTGCTCGACGAGCAGGGCAAGGTGATCCGGCCGGCGGCCCGCGAGTCGGGCTTCTGGCGGCCGCAGGCCGACGACACCATCGAGGTGCTGGTCACGCACGCCACCGGCGTGGTCGAGATCTACTACGGCACGCCGCTCAGCCAGACCTCGTGGGAGATGGCCACCGACATCGTGATGCGCACCTCCACCGCGAAGGAGGTCACCGCGGCCAAGCGCCTGTACGGGCTGGTCAACGACGGCGACCTGGCCTACGTGGAGGAGCGGGCGATGGTCGGCGAGGCCCTCCAGCCGCACGTCTCGGCGCAGCTCGAGCGCGTCGTCGGCTGACGCGTGCGCCTGCGGCGGTGTGGCCGGCACGCGATGCTGGTCGAGCTGGACTCGCTGGCCGAGGTGGAGGCGCTGCACGGCGCGCTGCTGGTCGCCGACCTGCCGGACGTCGTCGAGCTGGTGCCGGCGGCCACCACCGTGCTGATCGCCGTCCGTCCCGGCTCGGACGGGCTGGCGCGCGCCCGGGCCGTGGTCGAGGCGGCCGACCTGTCGCACCCGCCGGATCGCACGCCGCGTCAGGTCCGGCTGCCGATCGTCTACGACGGGCCTGATCTTTCGTTGGTGGCCTCGACCGCCGGGCTTTCCATCGACGAGGTCGTCGCCCTGCACAGCGGGGCCGAGTACACGGTGGCCTTCTGCGGCTTCGCGCCCGGCTTCGGCTACCTGGTCGGGTTGCCGGAACCGTTGCAACAGGCCCGGTTGGAGAGTCCGCGTACTCGCGTGCCGGCCGGATCCGTTGGTATCGCGGGGGAATTCACCGGGGCGTATCCGACGGCGTCGCCCGGCGGCTGGCGGCTGGTCGGCCGTACGACGGCGATTCTGTTCGACCCCAAGCGTTCTGACCCGGCTCTGTTGGCGCCCGGTGACCACGTCCGGTTCGAGGTGGCTTCGTGAGCCGCTCGCTGACCGTGCTCCGCGTCGGTCCGCAGACGCTGATCCAGGACCTTGGCCGTCCCGGCAACGCCCATCTGGGCGTGCCGCCGTCGGGTGCGCTGGACGTGCCGGCGTTGACGTTGGCCAACCGGCTCGTCGGCAATCCCGAGTCGGCAGCCGGGATCGAGGCGTTGCTCGGCCGGATTCAGTTGCGCGCCAACTGTTCCTGCACGGTCGCGGTCACCGGGCCGAGCGTGCTGGTGTCGGTCGGGGATCACCTCGTCGACTCGCATGCGCCGGTCCACCTCAGCGCCGGCGACGTGCTGGTGCTCGGTGCGCCAGTAGGCGGACTTCGTTGCTACGTGGCGGTTTCCGGCGGTATCGACGTGCCGTTGCAGCTTTCCAGCCGGGCTACTGACGTTCTCTCCGGCATCGGCCCGGATCCCTTGCGGGCCAACGATGTCCTGCCGCTCGGTGATACCCATGGCTTGCCCGAGGGCGCGGACGTGTTGTCGCCTTCCGTTGCGCCGGCTGAGCTCGTGGTGCCGGTGCTGCTCGGTCCCCGTGACGACTGGTTCGACGACGCCCATGCACAGCTGGCGGCCGGCCGGTGGACGGTTTCCCAGCAGAGCAACCGGGTCGGGCTGCGGCTGGACGGCGACGCGTTGCGTCGTGCCGCCGCGTTCGAGTCACGCGAGCTGCCCAGCGAAGGCGTGATCACCGGATCGGTTCAGGTGCCGGCCAACGGCCGGCCGGTGCTGTTCCTGGCCGATCATCCCGTCACGGGCGGCTATCCGGTGATCGGCGTAGTGACCGCCGACGCCTTGCCCCTGCTGGCCCAGGCCCGGCCGGGAACACCCGTTCGGCTGCACCCGCTCCGTTGACGCAGTGGTCTAGGCCACTTTACTGTTCAGAACGGGCCGCCGCCTGGACCGTAGGAGCACCATGCGCAAGCTTGCACTGCTCTCGGCAACCCTGCTGACGTTAGGCGCCGCCGTCGCACTGGCCCCTCAGGCCGCCGCGACGACCGGCCTCACCGCCACCTTCACGGCCTCGGCCGGCGGCGGCAAGTACGTCGTGGCCAACTCGACGGCCGCGGCGATCACCGGCTGGTCGATCGCCTTCGACCTGCCGGCCGGCGTCACCGCGAGCAATCCGCAGAACGGGACCC encodes:
- a CDS encoding DUF2993 domain-containing protein, with the translated sequence MTTASRPRTGRRWKVLVALLLVLAALLVAADFTFAAVAEYQVSKKMRTELKLADDPSVTIHGFPFMLQAARGDYQDIEIEANGIPIGDTLRDLQVKADLYDVKVPLSELVSGSARSVTISNVEGQVKISAADVNRAFNATDVGQALGVSNLTIGPTSPDTLYDTPTPTPTPTPTTNPYTDTSVGVRLSFNVTVAGHPLKINAFGLLGLSGTKIQVQPTRLELVDGVTALKVPETFQQPIIAALSTELDLGKALPFTVVPTKVSVDSNAFAVSGKATNVQLGSGRSGIG
- a CDS encoding thioredoxin family protein — protein: MTGVWVLLAVLAAATVLGFLLRGRDGRVRSRKAVADLPAQVRELIDPASPVTLVQLSTTFCAPCRHTRVILSDLASKTDGLSHRELDLTDLPEVATSLKVLRTPTTVAYAPDGAELLRVGGVPKRDVLVEALRPHLA
- a CDS encoding Imm1 family immunity protein, which gives rise to MHDGLWKHASTPDEIEALLHELVYRANPRHPSDVVLADTPFDDDSVDQPAQLLRVSANPEAGVAALLWFRNAADGEMWVSYNPHPPLEDPWLASDVDTARYHDRFTAIPLDQAHAALTQFVASGGQRPSNVQWVTGDYYGRITQALTPASPVHAA
- a CDS encoding DddA-like double-stranded DNA deaminase toxin — protein: MSPGFTAERPSWSRDAVWAAEVGREIDPDATDPRTHVTTGVLVDDDGHRFDEPLVSGESSEWFVKADAHLRGYLKAPAVRNPRLAAVPSASHVEVHAAMIMLERGLTHATLVINNDRICRGLFGCRQAVAAVLPEGSSLTVWTRGAQVPSELEGRRRA
- a CDS encoding DUF4395 domain-containing protein, with amino-acid sequence MSAPQIDPRGPRFGAWITTVVLAVVLATGWWPLLAAQTVVFAIGGFLGLQHAPYGLLYRRFVAPRLGPTDEREDAAPPQFAQTVGFVFALVGTVGYLAGLPVLGTVATALALVAAFLNAAFGFCLGCEMYLIIRRFAPATGK
- a CDS encoding sulfurtransferase, with the translated sequence MSRENVLVSAQWAEDNLETPGVVFVEVDEDTSAYDGGHIPGAVKVDWKTDLQDPVRRDFVDREGFEKLLSARGIGNDDQVVLYGGNNNWFAAYAYWYFKLYGHDKVQLLDGGRKKWELDGRPLVKDAVSRPATEYKAQEQDLTLRAFRQEVVDAINVKNLVDVRSPDEFSGKLLAPAHLPQEQAQRAGHIPSAINVPWSKAANEDGTFRSDDELREIYGDAGLDGGKATIAYCRIGERSSHTWFVLRELLGHTDVKNYDGSWTEYGSLVGVPVALGSE
- a CDS encoding DUF1416 domain-containing protein, with translation MTAAGCGAPEQGTALPANIDPGKEVVLTGTVSAGGQPVGGAFVRLLDSSGEFTAEVVASEQGDFRFFAAPGSWTVRALHRSGTGETQVTADGPGLHQLQVAVA
- a CDS encoding FABP family protein — its product is MTKPEFGSGDAAVRAAEQRAETTRDRNLPQFDDLPIPGDTANLRLGPNLNDACLALLPLVGVWRGEGQIVYPTIDGPFRFGQQITFAHDGRPFLTYEARSWLLDEQGKVIRPAARESGFWRPQADDTIEVLVTHATGVVEIYYGTPLSQTSWEMATDIVMRTSTAKEVTAAKRLYGLVNDGDLAYVEERAMVGEALQPHVSAQLERVVG
- the pxpB gene encoding 5-oxoprolinase subunit PxpB is translated as MRLRRCGRHAMLVELDSLAEVEALHGALLVADLPDVVELVPAATTVLIAVRPGSDGLARARAVVEAADLSHPPDRTPRQVRLPIVYDGPDLSLVASTAGLSIDEVVALHSGAEYTVAFCGFAPGFGYLVGLPEPLQQARLESPRTRVPAGSVGIAGEFTGAYPTASPGGWRLVGRTTAILFDPKRSDPALLAPGDHVRFEVAS
- a CDS encoding biotin-dependent carboxyltransferase family protein, translating into MSRSLTVLRVGPQTLIQDLGRPGNAHLGVPPSGALDVPALTLANRLVGNPESAAGIEALLGRIQLRANCSCTVAVTGPSVLVSVGDHLVDSHAPVHLSAGDVLVLGAPVGGLRCYVAVSGGIDVPLQLSSRATDVLSGIGPDPLRANDVLPLGDTHGLPEGADVLSPSVAPAELVVPVLLGPRDDWFDDAHAQLAAGRWTVSQQSNRVGLRLDGDALRRAAAFESRELPSEGVITGSVQVPANGRPVLFLADHPVTGGYPVIGVVTADALPLLAQARPGTPVRLHPLR